A region from the Silene latifolia isolate original U9 population chromosome 7, ASM4854445v1, whole genome shotgun sequence genome encodes:
- the LOC141592959 gene encoding putative F-box protein At1g49610 isoform X1, producing MEFAGVNLKRPITGESDGGNETHNKKHHTLTLSRLSELPDLPLVHILSHLYTEEAARTSVLSKRFNSLWNSVDSLTFSDKYSGRNGAVFVELVDAAIRLHDRKFIDKFSLEIDYNTLIKDSVDAWLNFAAQKQQVKSVHLNFNKKRPYRGLNGSAFMYPLPESLYKNVNLVELVICCCDFKMRGKMNCSRLKLLSITQTRLNEVLISRILSGCSVLETLELRKCTGFDKLMINSGSLRVLRIVGEQHPNYVIEKGVDYVLEISGPNLVSLEVSGSLFRTKLRLMDLGSLVNAVMSFTIISKRSYESRSLWFAARDEEIAREVLESLCLVKVVTIGGIIIKALSMREAYNLSSPWSPRRCLTLCIPIVEWSHLGLASLLHSSPYLESLVIELSYCSDTCVLEHAKPPSADSKHYWKSWSTISKCRLLHLKTVKVVGFQVSCRSMEPLFHFLEFLLQNSVVLEEIIIHASRYVTRAALDEAMKLLSVPTASPDVVVQFEPPHLWVDPLCMYNEQAPLFLS from the exons ATGGAATTCGCCGGCGTAAATCTCAAACGTCCGATCACCGGAGAATCGGACGGCGGAAATGAAACACACAACAAAAAGCATCACACACTAACTCTCTCTCGACTCAGTGAGTTACCGGATCTTCCACTCGTTCACATCCTCTCTCACCTCTACACTGAAGAAGCAGCAAGAACAAGTGTTTTATCGAAACGATTCAACTCGCTCTGGAACTCGGTCGACTCACTTACCTTCTCCGATAAATATTCCGGCAGAAACGGCGCCGTATTTGTCGAACTTGTCGACGCTGCGATACGGCTTCATGATCGCAAATTTATCGACAAATTTTCCCTTGAAATTGATTATAATACTTTAATTAAAGATTCTGTTGATGCGTGGTTGAATTTCGCAGCTCAAAAGCAG CAGGTAAAATCGGTCCATTTGAATTTCAACAAGAAGCGTCCTTATCGTGGGCTTAATGGTTCAGCTTTTATGTACCCATTGCCGGAAAGTCTGTACAAGAATGTGAACCTAGTGGAGTTGGTTATTTGTTGTTGTGATTTCAAGATGAGGGGGAAAATGAACTGTAGTAGACTAAAATTGTTGAGTATAACCCAAACAAGGTTGAATGAGGTATTGATTTCGAGGATTTTGAGTGGGTGTAGTGTATTGGAGACATTGGAGTTGAGAAAATGCACAGGATTCGATAAGTTGATGATTAATTCCGGTAGTTTGAGGGTGTTGCGCATTGTTGGGGAGCAACATCCTAATTATGTGATAGAAAAGGGGGTAGATTATGTGCTGGAGATTTCAGGGCCGAATCTTGTATCGTTGGAAGTGTCAGGTTCGTTGTTTAGGACAAAACTTCGACTCATGGACTTAGGGAGCTTGGTGAATGCAGTGATGTCTTTTACTATCATTTCCAAAAGAAGTTATGAGTCCAGGAGTTTGTGGTTTGCTGCAAGAGATGAAGAAATTGCTAGAGAAGTTCTTGAGAGCCTTTGTCTTGTCAAAGTAGTGACGATTGGTGGAATAATCATTAAG GCTTTATCGATGCGTGAAGCATATAACTTATCATCTCCTTGGTCGCCGCGAAGATGTCTAACTCTGTGCATACCTATCGTTGAATGGAGCCATCTTGGCTTAGCAAGCCTGTTGCACAGTTCGCCTTACTTGGAATCTCTAGTCATCGAACTCTCTTATTGCTCAGACACG TGTGTTTTAGAACACGCGAAACCCCCTAGTGCTGACTCAAAGCACTATTGGAAGTCATGGAGTACAATTTCAAAGTGTCGGCTTCtgcatcttaaaactgtcaaggTAGTCGGGTTTCAAGTCTCTTGCCGATCAATGGAGCCCCTCTTTCATTTTCTCGAGTTTTTGCTCCAAAACTCTGTGGTTCTCGAAGAGATTATTATTCATGCATCGAGATATGTGACACGAGCAGCCTTAGACGAGGCTATGAAGCTACTTTCCGTTCCAACAGCGTCTCCTGATGTTGTAGTTCAGTTTGAACCTCCTCATCTTTGGGTTGATCCCCTTTGCATGTACAACGAACAGGCCCCTCTGTTTCTATCGTAA
- the LOC141592957 gene encoding benzyl alcohol O-benzoyltransferase-like isoform X1 has product MAEIKSPKTSFKFNVTRQPAELIPPAGSTPYEVKELSDLDNAPQLRFLVVTVLAYKNHYGNNINKHCLHGTVHPAKVFKEAIAKALVSYYPFAGRVRAATGGRLVVECNGEGVLFIEADANVTLDEFGGDQFIYDPICMTDLLHVVPGSDRILHTPLLLIQVTRLKCGGFIFALRLNHTMADATGVVQFFNAVAEFARGAESPSITPVWERNLLTAQPLLEINFDKNIEMHEIICRETVTRSLDMVSKYFYFGSTQIAAIRSSLPQSTRSFTRFDLVVAHLWRSRSIALYSDRNDVVQLKYPINIRSIVNPPLPKGYYGNAVKVLIAETTVGELFDKPLQYALELITSPKSKHNIKSSLLSNVNNLDNMFLISDTTKLGFDRLDFGWGQCASARHEGIYQGRNFVSFLAPFKHLNETGVLAPIHLPRPAMEKFVKIVTQFNTLSNL; this is encoded by the exons ATGGCTGAAATTAAGAGCCCCAAAACATCCTTTAAATTTAACGTGACCAGGCAGCCGGCAGAGCTAATCCCTCCGGCAGGGTCCACACCATACGAGGTAAAAGAACTATCGGACTTAGACAATGCGCCTCAATTACGATTCCTTGTCGTAACTGTCTTAGCTTACAAGAACCACTATGGTAATAACATTAATAAACATTGTTTACATGGGACGGTGCACCCGGCCAAGGTGTTTAAGGAGGCGATTGCGAAGGCATTGGTGTCGTACTACCCGTTTGCAGGGCGGGTTAGGGCTGCGACTGGGGGGAGACTGGTGGTAGAGTGCAATGGGGAGGGTGTTTTGTTTATTGAGGCTGATGCTAATGTTACTCTAGATGAATTTGGTGGTGATCAATTTATTTACGACCCGATTTGCATGACGGACTTGCTTCATGTGGTTCCTGGCTCTGATCGGATTCTACATACTCCCCTATTGCTTATTCAG GTGACCAGATTAAAATGTGGAGGATTTATATTTGCGCTTCGTCTAAATCACACAATGGCAGATGCAACTGGAGTGGTACAATTCTTTAATGCAGTAGCTGAATTTGCACGCGGAGCTGAATCTCCTTCGATCACACCTGTATGGGAACGTAACCTTCTTACCGCTCAACCCTTGCTCGAAATTAACTTTGACAAGAACATCGAGATGCATGAAATCATTTGTAGAGAGACCGTGACCCGATCACTTGACATGGTTTCCAAATACTTTTACTTTG GGTCAACTCAGATCGCGGCCATTAGAAGTTCCCTTCCTCAATCCACGAGATCCTTCACAAGATTCGATCTCGTCGTAGCCCACCTTTGGCGAAGCCGTTCAATCGCCCTATACAGTGACCGGAACGACGTCGTTCAGCTCAAATATCCAATCAATATTAGGTCAATAGTCAACCCTCCCTTACCAAAAGGCTACTACGGCAATGCTGTCAAAGTTCTAATAGCCGAAACCACAGTCGGCGAACTCTTTGATAAGCCCTTACAATACGCTTTAGAATTAATCACTAGTCCGAAATCGAAACATAACATCAAATCGTCGTTATTGTCCAACGTAAACAATTTAGATAATATGTTTCTAATATCGGATACTACAAAATTAGGATTTGATCGATTGGATTTCGGGTGGGGCCAATGCGCTAGCGCGAGGCACGAAGGAATTTATCAAGGAAGAAATTTTGTTAGCTTTCTTGCACCTTTTAAACATCTTAATGAGACCGGAGTTTTGGCGCCGATTCATTTACCTCGTCCGGCTATGGAGAAGTTTGTTAAAATCGTCACACAATTTAATACATTATCAAATTTGTAA
- the LOC141592957 gene encoding benzyl alcohol O-benzoyltransferase-like isoform X2 — protein sequence MAEIKSPKTSFKFNVTRQPAELIPPAGSTPYEVKELSDLDNAPQLRFLVVTVLAYKNHYGNNINKHCLHGTVHPAKVFKEAIAKALVSYYPFAGRVRAATGGRLVVECNGEGVLFIEADANVTLDEFGGDQFIYDPICMTDLLHVVPGSDRILHTPLLLIQVTRLKCGGFIFALRLNHTMADATGVVQFFNAVAEFARGAESPSITPVWERNLLTAQPLLEINFDKNIEMHEIICRETVTRSLDMVSKYFYFGFDRLDFGWGQCASARHEGIYQGRNFVSFLAPFKHLNETGVLAPIHLPRPAMEKFVKIVTQFNTLSNL from the exons ATGGCTGAAATTAAGAGCCCCAAAACATCCTTTAAATTTAACGTGACCAGGCAGCCGGCAGAGCTAATCCCTCCGGCAGGGTCCACACCATACGAGGTAAAAGAACTATCGGACTTAGACAATGCGCCTCAATTACGATTCCTTGTCGTAACTGTCTTAGCTTACAAGAACCACTATGGTAATAACATTAATAAACATTGTTTACATGGGACGGTGCACCCGGCCAAGGTGTTTAAGGAGGCGATTGCGAAGGCATTGGTGTCGTACTACCCGTTTGCAGGGCGGGTTAGGGCTGCGACTGGGGGGAGACTGGTGGTAGAGTGCAATGGGGAGGGTGTTTTGTTTATTGAGGCTGATGCTAATGTTACTCTAGATGAATTTGGTGGTGATCAATTTATTTACGACCCGATTTGCATGACGGACTTGCTTCATGTGGTTCCTGGCTCTGATCGGATTCTACATACTCCCCTATTGCTTATTCAG GTGACCAGATTAAAATGTGGAGGATTTATATTTGCGCTTCGTCTAAATCACACAATGGCAGATGCAACTGGAGTGGTACAATTCTTTAATGCAGTAGCTGAATTTGCACGCGGAGCTGAATCTCCTTCGATCACACCTGTATGGGAACGTAACCTTCTTACCGCTCAACCCTTGCTCGAAATTAACTTTGACAAGAACATCGAGATGCATGAAATCATTTGTAGAGAGACCGTGACCCGATCACTTGACATGGTTTCCAAATACTTTTACTTTG GATTTGATCGATTGGATTTCGGGTGGGGCCAATGCGCTAGCGCGAGGCACGAAGGAATTTATCAAGGAAGAAATTTTGTTAGCTTTCTTGCACCTTTTAAACATCTTAATGAGACCGGAGTTTTGGCGCCGATTCATTTACCTCGTCCGGCTATGGAGAAGTTTGTTAAAATCGTCACACAATTTAATACATTATCAAATTTGTAA
- the LOC141592959 gene encoding putative F-box protein At1g49610 isoform X2, with product MEFAGVNLKRPITGESDGGNETHNKKHHTLTLSRLSELPDLPLVHILSHLYTEEAARTSVLSKRFNSLWNSVDSLTFSDKYSGRNGAVFVELVDAAIRLHDRKFIDKFSLEIDYNTLIKDSVDAWLNFAAQKQVKSVHLNFNKKRPYRGLNGSAFMYPLPESLYKNVNLVELVICCCDFKMRGKMNCSRLKLLSITQTRLNEVLISRILSGCSVLETLELRKCTGFDKLMINSGSLRVLRIVGEQHPNYVIEKGVDYVLEISGPNLVSLEVSGSLFRTKLRLMDLGSLVNAVMSFTIISKRSYESRSLWFAARDEEIAREVLESLCLVKVVTIGGIIIKALSMREAYNLSSPWSPRRCLTLCIPIVEWSHLGLASLLHSSPYLESLVIELSYCSDTCVLEHAKPPSADSKHYWKSWSTISKCRLLHLKTVKVVGFQVSCRSMEPLFHFLEFLLQNSVVLEEIIIHASRYVTRAALDEAMKLLSVPTASPDVVVQFEPPHLWVDPLCMYNEQAPLFLS from the exons ATGGAATTCGCCGGCGTAAATCTCAAACGTCCGATCACCGGAGAATCGGACGGCGGAAATGAAACACACAACAAAAAGCATCACACACTAACTCTCTCTCGACTCAGTGAGTTACCGGATCTTCCACTCGTTCACATCCTCTCTCACCTCTACACTGAAGAAGCAGCAAGAACAAGTGTTTTATCGAAACGATTCAACTCGCTCTGGAACTCGGTCGACTCACTTACCTTCTCCGATAAATATTCCGGCAGAAACGGCGCCGTATTTGTCGAACTTGTCGACGCTGCGATACGGCTTCATGATCGCAAATTTATCGACAAATTTTCCCTTGAAATTGATTATAATACTTTAATTAAAGATTCTGTTGATGCGTGGTTGAATTTCGCAGCTCAAAAGCAG GTAAAATCGGTCCATTTGAATTTCAACAAGAAGCGTCCTTATCGTGGGCTTAATGGTTCAGCTTTTATGTACCCATTGCCGGAAAGTCTGTACAAGAATGTGAACCTAGTGGAGTTGGTTATTTGTTGTTGTGATTTCAAGATGAGGGGGAAAATGAACTGTAGTAGACTAAAATTGTTGAGTATAACCCAAACAAGGTTGAATGAGGTATTGATTTCGAGGATTTTGAGTGGGTGTAGTGTATTGGAGACATTGGAGTTGAGAAAATGCACAGGATTCGATAAGTTGATGATTAATTCCGGTAGTTTGAGGGTGTTGCGCATTGTTGGGGAGCAACATCCTAATTATGTGATAGAAAAGGGGGTAGATTATGTGCTGGAGATTTCAGGGCCGAATCTTGTATCGTTGGAAGTGTCAGGTTCGTTGTTTAGGACAAAACTTCGACTCATGGACTTAGGGAGCTTGGTGAATGCAGTGATGTCTTTTACTATCATTTCCAAAAGAAGTTATGAGTCCAGGAGTTTGTGGTTTGCTGCAAGAGATGAAGAAATTGCTAGAGAAGTTCTTGAGAGCCTTTGTCTTGTCAAAGTAGTGACGATTGGTGGAATAATCATTAAG GCTTTATCGATGCGTGAAGCATATAACTTATCATCTCCTTGGTCGCCGCGAAGATGTCTAACTCTGTGCATACCTATCGTTGAATGGAGCCATCTTGGCTTAGCAAGCCTGTTGCACAGTTCGCCTTACTTGGAATCTCTAGTCATCGAACTCTCTTATTGCTCAGACACG TGTGTTTTAGAACACGCGAAACCCCCTAGTGCTGACTCAAAGCACTATTGGAAGTCATGGAGTACAATTTCAAAGTGTCGGCTTCtgcatcttaaaactgtcaaggTAGTCGGGTTTCAAGTCTCTTGCCGATCAATGGAGCCCCTCTTTCATTTTCTCGAGTTTTTGCTCCAAAACTCTGTGGTTCTCGAAGAGATTATTATTCATGCATCGAGATATGTGACACGAGCAGCCTTAGACGAGGCTATGAAGCTACTTTCCGTTCCAACAGCGTCTCCTGATGTTGTAGTTCAGTTTGAACCTCCTCATCTTTGGGTTGATCCCCTTTGCATGTACAACGAACAGGCCCCTCTGTTTCTATCGTAA
- the LOC141591360 gene encoding uncharacterized protein LOC141591360 gives MLTQTIFNGDNYELWADAVKNGLDAKNKLGLVEGEVKKPEDNGEDTLELLAWRQCNAMVKAWLRNVIDPKLHPSITFTVTVAEIWEELRGRYSARNAPRVHQLKGDLNDCKQGRQSVVEYYTRLKTIWDELANYSKIPKCTCGAGAMILKEREEEKVHQFLMGLDTTLYGGLRTNLLMEDPITTLTRAYALVLREERHTSITKIKEERNEAAMAMNNYGVGRGRGAFSKKDTDGEEVPPPPQCTHCGKFYHIEADCYDKHGYEVVKARERGRGRRGNSRGRGRGRGQHTNFQANAVGNSSGSKETEKGNVPFTKDEIDKIRILLSASPEGSEKHTGPDYEDGDWTG, from the exons ATGCTTACGCAAACTATTTTTAACGGCGACAACTACGAATTATGGGCTGACGCAGTTAAAAATGGACTTGATGCGAAAAATAAATTAGGGCTCGTTGAAGGGGAGGTCAAAAAGCCTGAAGACAATGGAGAAGACACTCTTGAATTGTTGGCTTGGCGACAATGTAACGCAATGGTGAAAGCGTGGCTAAGGAATGTTATAGACCCGAAACTACACCCTAGCATCACGTTCACGGTGACGGTGGCTGAGATATGGGAAGAGTTAAGAGGTCGATATTCTGCCAGAAATGCTCCTCGAGTACATCAGTTGAAGGGAGATCTCAATGACTGCAAGCAAGGTCGACAGTCAGTAGTCGAGTATTACACTAGATTGAAGACTATATGGGACGAACTCGCTAATTATAGCAAAATACCCAAGTGTACTTGCGGAGCGGGAGCAATGATACTTAAAGAACGTGAGGAAGAGAAAGTCCATCAATTTTTGATGGGCTTGGATACGACCTTATACGGCGGACTTCGGACCAATTTACTGATGGAGGACCCCATCACGACCCTCACCAGAGCATATGCCTTGGTCTTGAGGGAGGAAAGACATACCAGTATAACGAAAATTAAGGAGGAACGAAATGAGGCAGCAATGGCAATGAACAACTATGGCGTTGGCAGAGGAAGAGGAGCCTTTTCTAAGAAAGATACAGATGGAGAAGAGGTACCACCACCGCCACAGTGCACTCATTGTGGGAAATTTTATCATATTGAAGCGGATTGCTATGACAAACACGGCTATGAAGTGGTGAAAGCGCGTGAACGGGGACGAGGACGAAGAGGAAACAGTCGCGGCCGAGGAAGAGGACGCGGACAACACACCAATTTTCAGGCCAATGCAGTTGGGAATTCTTCTGGGTCGAAGGAAACAGAGAAGGGTAATGTGCCCTTCACCAAGGATGAGATAGATAAAATACGCATCCTTTTGAGTGCAAGTCCGGAAGGTAGTGAAAAACATACAG GACCGGACTACGAAGACggagattggacggggtga